A stretch of Castanea sativa cultivar Marrone di Chiusa Pesio chromosome 2, ASM4071231v1 DNA encodes these proteins:
- the LOC142625923 gene encoding uncharacterized protein LOC142625923: MKNKKQKPITDSKGDTELKSIIRQHSLFFDKLVELIPARFYLPNNDEEKPWFQGLSKAEKASAKKESRENIKKARRDRMDPEKASTTTLDLLKKSLEKEKSSESDEEEIEIKPMLSGHEGNDRKVTLEELRQRLHQKIEQSRADRHVEDSNRKKKYAKYLKKGNQQKKRKREPVSEEKKPTSSSVDKVEKDVAEASKELAFSHVKLGNEEEHGKKKRKLSKSKELERAKKLEEAMKDPEKGEVISKKHSWKSATSRAAGMKVHDDSSLLKRSIHKEKKRHQKNAEKWKERAQTTEKMKAEKQKKRSENIGQRIHEKKMRRIAKREKKLLRPGFEGRKEGFINEGSS, translated from the coding sequence ATGAAGAACAAAAAGCAAAAGCCTATCACCGATTCGAAAGGGGACACTGAATTGAAGTCTATCATTCGTCAGCATTCTCTGTTCTTTGACAAGTTAGTTGAGTTAATCCCTGCAAGGTTCTATCTACCGAACAATGATGAGGAGAAGCCATGGTTTCAGGGCCTTAGTAAGGCCGAAAAAGCTTCAGCAAAGAAGGAATCAAGGGAGAACATTAAGAAAGCTCGAAGAGATCGTATGGATCCAGAAAAGGCTTCCACAACAACCCTTGATTTGCTAAAGAAAAGCttggagaaagaaaaatcaaGTGAGAGTGATGAGGAGGAAATAGAGATTAAACCAATGTTGTCTGGTCATGAAGGTAATGATCGGAAGGTGACTTTGGAGGAACTTCGGCAACGGCTGCATCAAAAAATTGAACAGTCCCGAGCAGATCGTCATGTTGAAGATTCgaacagaaaaaagaagtaTGCAAAATATCTCAAAAAAGGAAATCAGCAGAAAAAACGCAAAAGAGAGCCTgtttctgaagaaaagaaaCCAACTAGTAGTTCTGTAGATAAAGTGGAGAAGGATGTAGCAGAGGCTTCGAAGGAACTCGCATTTAGTCATGTCAAACTTGGAAATGAGGAGGAGCAtggaaagaagaagaggaaactTTCAAAGTCTAAGGAGCTTGAAAGGGCAAAGAAATTGGAGGAAGCAATGAAAGATCCTGAGAAAGGTGAGGTTATCTCAAAGAAGCATTCGTGGAAATCAGCAACAAGTAGAGCAGCTGGGATGAAGGTTCATGATGATTCAAGCTTGTTGAAAAGGAGCATACACAAGGAGAAGAAGAGGCACCAGAAGAATGCTGAGAAGTGGAAGGAGAGGGCACAGACCACAGAGAAGATGAAAGCAGAGAAACAGAAAAAGAGATCAGAAAATATAGGACAGAGGATTCACGAGAAGAAAATGCGGCGAAttgcaaagagagagaaaaagctaTTGCGTCCAGGATTTGAAGGTCGAAAGGAAGGTTTTATTAATGAAGGTTCATcttaa